Proteins encoded together in one Anaerotignum propionicum DSM 1682 window:
- a CDS encoding DNA adenine methylase, producing the protein MDSFIAWVGGKKLLRKEIVNRFPEDGFKKYVEVFGGAGWVLFYRDKHAEKEVYNDINSELVNLFKNVKFHPEAVAKELEFTLSAREVFEQYKMADVSQMTEIQRAARYLYLIKLSYGATVRSFGCRARETVDLDVLHKVKKRLDGVLIENKSFAKLIPSQDREGTLFYCDPPYHNTEKYYDTGEDVFNEEMHILLRDTLKGIKGKFILSYNDDEFIRELYKDFVIEEVERSNNLKLVMGDGDARYKELIIKNF; encoded by the coding sequence ATGGATAGTTTTATTGCTTGGGTAGGCGGAAAGAAATTGTTAAGAAAAGAAATCGTAAATAGATTTCCTGAAGATGGATTCAAAAAATATGTGGAGGTCTTTGGTGGTGCTGGATGGGTATTATTTTATAGAGATAAGCATGCCGAAAAAGAAGTTTACAACGATATAAATTCAGAATTGGTGAACCTATTTAAAAATGTAAAATTCCACCCGGAAGCGGTAGCAAAGGAGCTTGAGTTTACATTAAGTGCAAGAGAAGTTTTTGAACAATACAAGATGGCGGATGTTAGCCAAATGACAGAAATCCAACGGGCGGCGAGATATTTATATTTGATAAAGCTTTCGTATGGTGCCACCGTTCGCTCCTTTGGGTGCAGAGCTAGAGAAACAGTGGATTTGGATGTACTGCATAAAGTAAAAAAACGTCTGGATGGGGTACTTATTGAAAATAAAAGTTTTGCGAAGTTGATTCCTTCCCAGGATAGAGAAGGTACTCTGTTTTATTGTGATCCGCCTTATCATAATACAGAAAAATATTATGATACCGGGGAGGACGTTTTCAATGAAGAAATGCACATATTGTTGAGGGATACACTGAAAGGAATTAAAGGGAAGTTTATTTTATCGTATAACGATGATGAATTTATCAGGGAGCTTTATAAAGATTTCGTGATTGAAGAAGTGGAGCGGTCTAATAATTTAAAATTGGTCATGGGGGATGGAGACGCACGGTATAAAGAATTGATTATCAAGAATTTCTAA
- a CDS encoding C39 family peptidase yields MKPVLYMQNDPKWASHDYSAPGEKTTIKAEGCGITCTAMVIATLADKNVTPVTTAEWSKKRGYKAKGQGTYYSYFKPQGAAYGIEITMINSSNIYGSPASKYHELAREAIEKGDLVIACMGKGNWTTSGHYVLWYGMEGGKVLINDPWSNKPAQTNADFNLFKSQVKFYWVVKVPDEFKEDENMKRYNTLNEVPNWAKPMVKDMQDTGCFSDKNKMDLTDDMLRAMAFVTRYLEKKK; encoded by the coding sequence ATGAAACCAGTTTTATATATGCAGAATGATCCGAAATGGGCAAGCCACGACTATTCTGCACCGGGAGAAAAGACTACGATTAAGGCGGAAGGGTGTGGTATTACTTGCACCGCTATGGTCATTGCAACGCTTGCCGACAAGAATGTTACTCCTGTTACTACTGCGGAATGGTCAAAGAAGCGAGGTTATAAGGCCAAAGGGCAGGGTACATATTATTCCTATTTCAAGCCCCAGGGAGCGGCTTATGGTATTGAAATTACTATGATAAACAGCAGCAATATTTATGGTTCTCCTGCTTCCAAGTATCACGAGTTGGCAAGGGAAGCAATTGAGAAGGGTGATTTGGTTATCGCTTGCATGGGTAAAGGGAATTGGACAACCAGTGGCCATTATGTGTTGTGGTATGGCATGGAAGGAGGAAAAGTATTAATTAATGATCCATGGTCTAATAAGCCAGCGCAGACGAATGCGGATTTCAATTTGTTCAAAAGTCAGGTGAAGTTTTATTGGGTGGTTAAGGTGCCGGATGAATTTAAGGAGGATGAGAATATGAAAAGATATAACACATTAAACGAAGTACCAAACTGGGCAAAACCTATGGTGAAAGATATGCAGGACACAGGATGTTTTTCGGACAAAAACAAGATGGATCTCACTGATGATATGCTTCGTGCCATGGCTTTTGTGACAAGGTATCTTGAAAAGAAGAAATAA
- a CDS encoding DUF6054 family protein, with translation MAKYEKSVQGDFDKIVEQLDEDIFKSGVSVNLVDKSNYQSENVKMAVRVYDKYFMRNSSRASLSVTIIDTGTEVFISAIGAGGGSSAIFNFSLGAESELSEVVANSIRKMGL, from the coding sequence ATGGCAAAATATGAAAAGTCTGTGCAAGGGGATTTTGATAAAATAGTCGAACAACTAGATGAAGATATATTTAAAAGTGGGGTAAGCGTAAACTTGGTAGATAAAAGTAATTACCAGAGCGAAAACGTTAAAATGGCTGTTCGAGTATACGATAAATATTTTATGCGAAATAGCAGTAGAGCAAGTTTAAGTGTGACGATTATTGATACTGGAACAGAAGTATTTATATCTGCTATTGGTGCTGGGGGCGGCAGTAGCGCAATTTTTAATTTTAGCTTAGGAGCAGAAAGCGAACTATCAGAAGTTGTTGCGAATAGCATCAGAAAAATGGGACTATAA
- a CDS encoding AAA family ATPase codes for MQIKNLYIKNYKKFNDKHIIFRSQEATQFEKSIYGNMKVTLFAGLNGSGKTTILSFIVLIFRYLQRFRERVPCDYMINYEIELDKIYDITLKKDKDKIYFIKDNNSFLLKEYDIKKKDYITLSVDNIMQIDYDEMRKYLPGNIISLGFDVDYPQKYSFNYVGDRLVQQFQLESVYAKGSYGLDLSIGIVNFFYSYIQNQDFHNIINDLGISLNNTISIYNDFYSEFHMQNYDYEEYKSTMSFLNDKSITPEERKEANESFDRNVSNEIKDAIKKLKKYTKEKDDRVFFDIIRFLSDGEKNYDILCYLCNSRSIFINDLSIIKDDKAISIIGMSTGEKTFLFRLFYILSRVCDNSIIILEEPETHLNYVWIRQLMPIFITLFEGYDIHLLISSHSQTFINMLFKSQILLIDNNDISNPCINTFMANESVINHMLFSHNTNYNVMENNVIKQIKKCRNKDDLLCLLDEMGESLLRFLIYKEYKDFNGDEPTNVENHK; via the coding sequence ATGCAAATAAAAAACTTATATATCAAAAATTACAAAAAATTCAATGACAAACACATTATATTTCGAAGTCAAGAAGCAACTCAGTTTGAAAAAAGTATCTATGGTAACATGAAAGTAACATTATTTGCAGGTTTGAATGGATCAGGAAAAACGACAATTCTTAGTTTTATTGTTTTAATATTTCGTTATTTACAGAGATTCAGAGAGAGAGTTCCTTGCGACTATATGATTAATTATGAAATAGAATTAGATAAAATATATGATATAACTTTAAAGAAGGATAAAGATAAAATATATTTTATAAAAGACAACAACTCTTTTCTTTTAAAAGAATATGACATAAAAAAGAAAGACTATATTACTTTATCTGTAGATAACATCATGCAAATAGATTACGATGAAATGCGTAAATATCTTCCAGGCAATATAATATCTCTTGGGTTTGACGTAGATTATCCGCAGAAATATTCATTTAATTACGTAGGAGATCGACTGGTTCAACAATTTCAGTTAGAATCTGTTTATGCTAAAGGAAGCTATGGATTGGATTTAAGCATTGGTATAGTTAATTTTTTTTATAGCTATATTCAAAATCAAGATTTTCATAATATAATAAATGATTTGGGAATTAGTTTGAATAATACTATATCTATTTACAATGATTTTTATAGTGAGTTTCATATGCAGAATTATGATTACGAAGAATATAAGAGTACTATGAGTTTTTTGAATGATAAAAGCATTACCCCTGAAGAACGTAAAGAAGCAAATGAGTCCTTTGACAGAAATGTAAGTAATGAAATAAAAGATGCTATCAAAAAGTTAAAAAAGTACACCAAAGAAAAAGATGATAGAGTGTTTTTTGACATAATTAGGTTCCTTAGTGATGGTGAAAAAAACTATGATATACTATGTTACCTGTGTAACTCTAGATCTATATTCATAAATGATTTGTCAATTATAAAGGATGATAAAGCGATATCTATAATTGGAATGAGTACCGGAGAAAAAACATTTCTTTTTAGATTGTTTTACATTTTATCAAGAGTATGTGATAATAGCATCATAATATTAGAAGAACCAGAAACTCATCTTAACTATGTATGGATACGACAGCTTATGCCTATATTCATTACATTATTTGAAGGTTATGATATACATTTATTAATTAGCTCACATAGCCAAACGTTTATAAATATGCTATTTAAATCTCAAATTCTGTTAATAGATAATAACGATATTAGTAATCCCTGTATAAATACCTTTATGGCAAATGAAAGCGTTATAAATCATATGCTTTTTTCTCATAATACTAACTACAATGTAATGGAGAATAATGTTATTAAACAGATAAAAAAATGTAGAAATAAAGATGATCTTTTATGCTTACTTGATGAAATGGGTGAATCATTACTTAGATTTCTCATCTATAAAGAATATAAAGACTTTAATGGAGATGAGCCTACAAATGTGGAAAATCACAAATAA
- a CDS encoding helix-turn-helix domain-containing protein, producing MIKIYLSTILERDGMTQIELSRKTGIRPATINELFNEKIERINLEYLSKICEALDCQVEDLLQYIPDEEYYKYRRRPQKKKV from the coding sequence GTGATAAAGATATACCTATCAACTATTTTAGAAAGGGATGGCATGACTCAAATTGAGCTTTCAAGAAAAACGGGGATTCGGCCAGCCACTATAAATGAACTTTTTAATGAAAAAATAGAACGAATTAACTTGGAGTACCTAAGTAAAATATGTGAGGCTCTTGATTGTCAAGTGGAGGACTTACTTCAATACATACCAGATGAGGAATACTATAAGTATAGAAGAAGGCCCCAGAAGAAAAAAGTCTAG
- a CDS encoding ATP-binding protein yields the protein MERIYNTGNCTIATQELHENSTAINAGTYNNIIFDDPFRYYSEIKLKQNSELENKLKLIELFIQKDILKKRFLGSSAKYEELMDEVNNSEISISSLDDGYKSIISCIINVSQYFKYPPNNEGYLYVNGNDYLLAKITVNGLSISYSDTIETYQLYIETTKFAEELIKKIIPYIRCATTYGNFFQFGDIFITKIGKVPFIPKEVVFSVSNDIIPNLIKPLYGDSPECGLREIIQNACDATKELPDVNLLDKHIDLIVVKNEDKTVLTIRDYGIGMTEDILLNKYFVIGESSKKGNTTNLVGQFGIGALAAFLLGDKIAVKTKHYKSTSVYTFDYELTSKNNNSIAVSIKEDEDFACGTEVSIVLKDSLSKLDQSHFQDELKINEWYVLPDVAINYFYDGEKQKIVSFVGQDYLWLPLSDDNKYNISYLDKPNTILNKGFQIIYNGLMVPEPYNPASTYLKMKPYIAVSSSSHDISLNLERSKIESGLDLIKKPLEAELISKGLKILVKEKNNIIGEDGTILSTTYNNEYIKDIPLFFTNEGFGILNSNYYISDFIEVYGYNGHPKLRLSDLDSNKKYIFNTFTPDKSSLATLIEVANGVVVDNEEIKRYFYNAINFNYGFKTETMKYLYKNAFSQIYAESLNAQKFWEQHNERKERDFEQFFDEPQNICLYKNMPNYDFMDEIKEKTNGTVVAYFTYLRYTYCDSRFDIGIVSGTKA from the coding sequence ATGGAAAGAATATATAATACAGGTAATTGTACTATAGCTACTCAGGAATTACACGAAAACTCAACAGCTATTAATGCCGGTACATATAATAATATTATTTTTGATGACCCATTTAGATATTATTCGGAAATAAAACTAAAACAAAACTCAGAACTTGAAAATAAATTGAAACTAATTGAATTATTTATTCAAAAAGACATTTTAAAAAAAAGATTTTTAGGAAGTAGTGCTAAGTATGAAGAGCTGATGGACGAGGTAAATAATTCTGAAATTTCAATATCTTCTTTAGATGATGGGTATAAGTCAATAATATCCTGTATTATAAATGTATCCCAATATTTTAAATATCCACCTAACAATGAGGGATATTTATATGTAAATGGGAATGATTATTTGCTTGCAAAAATTACCGTAAATGGATTATCAATTTCTTATTCGGATACTATTGAAACATATCAACTTTATATCGAGACAACAAAATTTGCTGAAGAATTAATAAAAAAAATTATTCCATATATTCGCTGTGCAACAACTTATGGCAATTTTTTTCAGTTTGGAGATATATTTATAACTAAAATAGGCAAAGTGCCATTTATTCCGAAAGAAGTTGTATTTAGTGTATCCAATGATATAATTCCCAATTTAATCAAACCATTGTATGGAGATAGTCCCGAATGTGGTTTGCGAGAGATTATTCAAAATGCGTGCGATGCAACTAAAGAATTACCAGATGTGAATTTGCTAGATAAGCACATAGATCTGATTGTTGTCAAAAATGAGGACAAAACAGTATTAACTATCAGAGATTATGGTATTGGAATGACAGAAGATATTTTATTAAATAAATATTTTGTTATTGGAGAAAGCTCAAAAAAAGGAAATACTACAAATCTAGTTGGTCAGTTCGGAATAGGTGCATTAGCCGCTTTTCTTCTTGGAGATAAAATTGCGGTCAAAACTAAGCATTACAAAAGTACATCAGTTTATACATTTGATTATGAATTAACTTCAAAAAATAATAACTCTATTGCTGTGTCAATAAAGGAAGATGAAGACTTTGCATGTGGCACAGAAGTAAGTATAGTTTTGAAAGATTCTTTATCTAAATTAGATCAATCTCATTTTCAGGATGAGTTAAAAATTAACGAGTGGTATGTATTACCTGATGTTGCAATAAATTATTTTTATGATGGTGAGAAGCAGAAAATCGTATCTTTTGTAGGACAAGATTATCTTTGGTTACCTCTATCAGATGATAATAAATACAATATTAGCTATTTGGATAAACCTAATACTATACTTAATAAAGGTTTTCAAATTATCTATAATGGATTGATGGTTCCTGAACCCTACAATCCGGCATCAACATATCTAAAAATGAAGCCTTATATAGCGGTATCTTCATCATCGCATGACATCAGCTTAAATTTGGAGAGAAGCAAGATTGAAAGTGGTCTTGATTTAATAAAAAAACCTCTTGAAGCCGAACTTATAAGCAAGGGTCTAAAAATTCTTGTGAAAGAAAAAAATAATATTATAGGCGAAGATGGTACTATTTTAAGTACGACTTATAACAATGAATATATAAAAGATATTCCACTATTTTTTACAAATGAAGGGTTTGGCATTCTGAATTCAAACTATTATATCAGTGATTTCATTGAAGTATATGGTTATAATGGGCATCCTAAACTTAGATTAAGTGACTTGGACTCTAATAAAAAATATATTTTTAACACTTTCACACCAGATAAATCTTCTTTAGCAACTTTGATCGAAGTCGCAAATGGTGTTGTAGTAGATAATGAGGAGATTAAACGTTATTTTTATAATGCTATAAACTTCAATTATGGTTTTAAAACTGAAACTATGAAATACTTATATAAAAACGCTTTTTCACAAATCTACGCTGAATCTTTAAATGCACAAAAATTTTGGGAACAGCATAATGAAAGAAAAGAGAGGGATTTTGAACAATTTTTTGATGAACCCCAAAATATTTGTTTATATAAAAATATGCCAAATTATGATTTTATGGATGAGATAAAAGAAAAAACAAATGGAACTGTTGTAGCTTATTTTACTTATTTAAGATACACATATTGTGATAGTCGTTTTGATATTGGAATAGTTTCTGGAACTAAAGCCTAA
- a CDS encoding XkdX family protein: MSPMFENLKLRFEKNFVRKDQLQKFVGFGKITTEEYKEITGEDLPE; the protein is encoded by the coding sequence ATGAGTCCTATGTTTGAGAATTTAAAGCTAAGGTTTGAAAAGAATTTTGTTAGGAAAGACCAGCTTCAAAAGTTTGTTGGATTTGGCAAGATTACTACAGAGGAATACAAAGAAATCACCGGTGAAGATTTGCCGGAATAA
- a CDS encoding serine/threonine protein kinase encodes MRKEVKCVDAVVFGMIQGVVTAMGIWYLQRKLGKRDDAAEKREKEREDMEYNLLTAVNASIALGEATAKAVQRIPDAQCNGDMTAALSYTTTVKHDLKNFLNRKAVEKIV; translated from the coding sequence TTGCGTAAAGAGGTGAAGTGCGTGGATGCAGTGGTTTTTGGAATGATTCAAGGGGTAGTGACTGCAATGGGGATTTGGTACCTTCAACGGAAATTAGGAAAGCGGGATGATGCTGCCGAAAAGAGGGAAAAGGAACGGGAGGACATGGAGTACAATCTTTTAACGGCGGTGAATGCTTCCATTGCATTAGGGGAAGCAACGGCAAAGGCAGTGCAGCGGATTCCTGATGCACAGTGTAACGGTGATATGACGGCAGCCTTAAGTTATACCACAACGGTAAAGCATGATCTAAAGAACTTCCTTAACCGGAAGGCGGTGGAGAAGATTGTCTGA